A region of Nitrospinota bacterium DNA encodes the following proteins:
- a CDS encoding CDP-alcohol phosphatidyltransferase family protein has protein sequence LDGALARVSNKITRFGDFFDSTIDRYSDLTLYSGLIVFYFLKQDIIYIILVCIVSIGSVSTSYVRAKGQNVIPIKCDVGFMERPERIVTLIIAALFNHIHIAIWILAILTHLTVIHRILYVKKALENPAHLESGEFKVPNIYEGKSSFKTSLMKILFLDYERMTWQYDLICGIIIFILIFPPF, from the coding sequence ATTAGATGGGGCTTTGGCCAGGGTTTCAAATAAGATAACGCGGTTTGGGGACTTTTTTGACTCTACTATAGATAGATATTCTGATCTCACACTCTATTCTGGCCTTATTGTCTTTTATTTCCTTAAGCAAGATATCATCTATATAATCCTTGTCTGTATCGTATCAATAGGTTCTGTTTCAACGAGTTATGTTCGGGCAAAGGGACAAAATGTTATTCCGATAAAATGTGATGTGGGTTTTATGGAAAGACCGGAACGCATTGTTACATTAATTATCGCTGCCCTTTTTAACCATATACATATAGCCATTTGGATTCTTGCAATCCTAACACACTTAACAGTAATCCATAGGATTTTATATGTAAAAAAGGCTCTTGAGAATCCTGCTCACTTAGAGAGTGGTGAATTTAAGGTACCCAATATCTATGAAGGAAAGAGTTCTTTTAAGACATCATTGATGAAGATACTCTTTTTAGATTATGAAAGAATGACCTGGCAGTATGACCTTATATGTGGAATCATTATATTCATCCTTATCTTTCCACCTTTTTAA